ttcatagcgtaaggtagagagcccctttcgtgcgtcagtatccaatccattccacttgttcatatagaaaatgccgacatcactcaaaacccagtccgcattttctttgcgaccttgcttgcggtccttggacttgttcatatagaaaattcccacatcactcaaaatacagtccgcattttctctgcgaccttgcttgcggtcctgcaggtgtacgaagcacattagcacacagcactgcagaacaagaacgtgaacggatgcaaaatggacataagaaactttttcaagaaagtaagtattcatcactgcttgtattaaaatctattagctccactttacaccaggtctgtgtttgacaaaaagttacattcccactctaaaacaatgctgctacttagttagctagttagcctgaaatgcatcattgtaaggaagggatagtagttcttttagagttgggacacaatggacagattccggccagagaatcctttaatcatctttattgctgaaaggtagatgtgaatgtgtgtggttttgtgtgtgtgtgtgtgtgtgtgtgtgtgtgtgtgtgtgtgtgtgtgtgtgtgtgtgtgtgtgtgtgtgtgtgtgtgtgtgtgtgtgtgtgtgtgtgtgaacaaatagagaaaagaggaaaaattacaatccacttatatactcattaatatgcagcaatatacatggatatgcatacataatatgacataatataatataatataaaggtgtgcataataacaacatatataTTGCATTTAACTATGCATGAACTTCAAACAAGTTTCTAAGCTTCAGAGGCATAAATGGCGATTATGTGGTCTCTGTCGCCATCTAAAGGCCAAACTCCGCCATCGCAGTTGCAATGACGTTAAATAAACTACACGTGAATGTAAACGCCGTCAACGAGACTAATTATCTCTCAATTGACCCAAACACAACTGAACTTAGCATACGATGCACCAAACATTTGCAGAAGTAGCAAGGCACGACATTCAGttcaaatgctgtaacagtatgtgacaaaacttacatttagtcgtcaacgcacacaaggctggctgccaccattgattgaaaccggctattctgacaaagacgtgctttaaaggggaaatgacgtcacagattgacctaagacacaggaacattacaaaactggttaaagacacacaataggctttcgtacagtgacagtacatctactttgagacaagagctatagtgatgcatgcttggttatgctttaaagtcatatccaacaattgcgacaacgactttttactgtcaactgagtttcgttttttagtgatttctgctggtggtgtgcctccgcattttttcaacgcaaaaaatgtgccttggctcaaaaaaggttgattaTACTGCGTAAAAAAGCTTacttacacacaaaaacctgCCGTACGCGCTTTTTCATGGCAAAGTTGAGATGCGTCGAGACTgacgttgacgtggaaatgtgcgctTGCTGCCACATGTACGTCTCTACATGCTGGAgatactttggcgacacacaGAGGTGTCGCCGGGTAGCAGTTCACATACAAAGGCcaacttttacaaaccccgtttccatatgagttgggaaattgtgttagatgtaaatataaacggaatacaatgatttgcaaatcattttcaacccatattcagttgaatatgctacaaagacaacatatttgatgttcaaactcataaactttgtttatttttttttgcaaataataattaacttagaatttcatggctgcaacatgtgccaaagtagttgggaaagggcatgttcaccactgtgttacatggcctttccttttaacaacactcagtaaacgtttgggaactgagaaaacacatttttgaagcttctcaggtggaattctttcccattcttgcttgatgtacagcttaagttgttcaacagtccgggggtctccgttgtgctattttaggcttcataatgcgccacacattttcaatgggagacaggtctggactacaggcaggccagtctagtacccgcactcttttactatgaagccacgttgatgtaacacgtggcttggcattgtcttgctgaaataagcaggggcgtccatggtaatgttgcttggatggcaacatatgttgctccaaaacctgtatgtacctttcagcattaatggagccttcagagatgtgtaagttacccatgtcttgggcactaatacacccccataccatcacacatgctggcttttcaactttgcgcctgtaacaatccgcatggttcttttcctctttggtccggaggacacgacatccacagtttccaaaaacaatttggaaatctggactcgtcagaccacagaacacttttccactttgtatcagtccatcttagatgagctcgggcccagcaaagctgacggcgtttctgggtgttgttgataaatggttttcgccttgcataggagagtttttacttgcacttacagatgtagcgaccaactgtagttgcagacagtgggtttctgaagtgttcctgagcccatgtggtgatatccttttcacactgatgtcgcttgttgatgcagtacagcctgagggatggaaagtcacgggcttagctgcttacgtgcagtgatttctccagattctctgaaccctttgatgatattacgggctgatggtgaaatccctaaattccttgcaatagctggttgagaaaggtttttcttaaactgttcaacaatttgctcacgcatttgttgacaaagcggtgaccctcgccccatccttgtttgtgaatgactgagcatttcatggaatcgacttttatacccaatcatggcacccacctgttcccaatttgcctgttcacctgtgggatgttccaaataagtgtttgatgagcattcctcaactttatcagtatttattgccacctttcccaacttctttgtcacgtgttgctggcatccaattctaaagttaatgattatttgcaaaaaaaaaaaaatgtttatcagtttgaacatcaaatatgttgtctttgtagcatattcaactgaatatgggttgaaaatgatttttcaaatcattgtattccgtttatattcacatctaacacaatttcccaactcatatggaaacggggtttgtacttctcacccagcaggcacaaattaaagaaaacaatgggagccacataaatcttttgaaatttaaaatgaaataacactgcatacaaagttttttttttgctttgtgctatgtataaaccaaggctctcagacatgcggcccgcaagttttatatgaatggtgcttgacagcgtcatatttGTCattcctcccgatttttccggcagactacggatTTCAGGGTAACTAGGTAAATATTCTCTCGAACGTACTGTGATGGTACAGCGTTTAGCGcctactacaaccagcgtgccggcccagccacgcaTTGTATGGGGctcctgcttgctcacgtaagtgacagcaaggcatacttggtcaacaaccacacaggttacactgacggtcgcggtaaaaaaaaaactttaacactcttactaataatgcgccacactgtgaacccacaccaaacaagaatgacaaaacacatttcgggagaacatctgcaacacaacagaacaaatacccagaatcccatgcagccctaactcttccgggctacattatacaccccagctaccaaaccccgcccacctcaaccgacgcacagagggggggttgatgtgtgagggagcagggttggggtgggggcggggtttggtggtagcagggggtgtataatgtagcccggaagagtcagggctgcatgggattctgggtatttgttctgttgtgtttatgttgtgttaaggtgcagatgttctcccgaaatgtgtttgtcatttttgtttggttttggttcaaagtgtggcgcattattagtaagagtgttaaagttgttttatttggccaccgtcagtgtaacctgtgtggctgttgaccaagtatgccttgctgtcacttacgtgtgcaagtagaaaatgcatataacaagaggctgggctggcacgctgtttgtaaaggttgtagagggcgctaaatgctgtaccatcatggcacgcccttattattattgtaagggtgaaaatcggagaatatttgtcccgggagttttccgcttgaggcactgaaatccggaagtctcccggggaaaatcgggggggtcggcaagtattcagctgagccgcatcagagtgatcaaagagccgcatgcggggttgccgacccctgacatagaagAACTATAATAACGTTTGAGTGAATGGGCGCTTGCATTGGAGCAGGCCCATAATACATGGAtgatgttttggtgtagaataacaacAATTGTCCTCTTGTCAGCATTTTGACCAACATCCTGGACGTCCACCAAAACATGGGCTACTGCCCGCAGTTCGACGCCATCGATGAACTGCTGACTGGAAGAGAACACCTTCACCTCTACGCTCGCCTCCGCGGGGTGCCAGAGGTGGAGATCAGCAGGGTGAGGAGGAGCAGGACCACGTACTTAAGACTTACATGCAGGAGTGTGAAACCGCCTGTTTGCAGATTGCGGAGTGGGCCATCCAGAAGCTGGGTCTGTCCGAGTACGCGGGCCAAAGCGCCGGCACCTACAGCGGAGGGAACCGCAGGAAACTGTCAACAGCTATCGCCATGATCGGCTGTCCCGCTCTGGTCCTGCTGGAGAGTCCCAAACCCAAACTGACCCTCCCAATAACGtaagcaaaatgtattttttttgttctccACGTCAGGATGAACCCACAACAGGCATGGACCCGCTGTCCAGGCGCTTCCTCTGGAGCTCCATCGTGAGCGTGATCCAGGAGAAAAGAGCTGTCGTCCTcacctcacacaggtgcaccaCACGTCTGAATGTGTATTTGGGAGTATTTTTGGAACGTAACGGTCGCTGTCCCTTTAACAGCATGGAGGAATGTGAGGCGCTCTGCACGCGTTTGGCCATCATGGTGAACGGGTCCTTCAAGTGTCTCGGAACCATTCAGCAACTCAAATACAAGTTGGTCTCTTTTGTGCTCGTCCACTTTGTGACACTCTTCGACAAATACATTTGTAAACACGTTATGATGGGACCGTATGTGGATGTACCggatttttcggacaataaggcacacttaaaattttctcagaaatcaacagtgcgccttataacccggtgcgcctaatgtactgtcaggttcaaacactgatgacatctattaaacagacaagaagcaaggaatcatgcagagacagagttcaatttggctcaatgaggagagacgtttggagctgcacactcagttacaatctcccaccacgctctaaggtccagacccacgtgctcctctatttatttgggaggtccctggttacatcactgaggctgcttctgaaggaagggggggtaatttcagcagccccagttagacagaaatgcaaatgtgctgacactcgtgatatcgccctgtctctgctttgtctgtgtCACGGTCCTCAATAACACTGATAAGAGACGActgcaatccaagattgcaaattgttcactttgcacagatagaaaagtacaacttcagcacaattgataataactatagcaacggcctttaagcataacagttgtgtgataacttacacataattattctaacatgtaCGGAATAATgctggttgtgtttaccgacctcgaagcaattttatttggtacatggtgtaatgataagtgtgaccagtagatggcagtcacacataagagatacatgtagacttaaaaatctgtcaaaatgttttagtacgactttgaaggcgcaccacttgatggattgtcggcccattacggctaccgtagtcagagatatattatatattaaagtatataatatataatatatattatcttcacagtattatgctaaaacaacttttcttacctttctggtacctgctgatgtgtatttgggatctgcataagtcctgaaaatttgcgcacgtccaccgccgtagtcgataagcttcttctttttctctatcttcttgttatgggacattcatactccactgttgccatttctaatataaagtagtgtaaagttcctacttatatctgtcagtatactCGCCatgaaaggcgcaccggattataaggcgcattaaaggagtcatattttattttatttttttctgaatgtaaaagacagtcgcttcaggatgcgccgttttgtgggcggtcttatttacgtggctcatcttcgactgcgtcttctccccgtcatctttgttgttgcggtgtagcgtgcaaggacgggagtggaagaagtgtcaaaagatggcattcagactttacttcaatcaataattataatcaatcatccgtggctcactagtgcaacaacaacgtgaAAAACCGTcaagaccggaactctctaataactaaagttccttgggtgaataatataaactcactacaccggtatgttttagtgctttcatggcgagtttactgacagatataagtaagaactttacactactttatattagaaatggcaacaatggaggatgaatgtcccataacaagaagatagagaaaaagaagaagtttatcgactacaaaggcggatgcgcgcacatattcaggattcatgcagatcccaaatacacatcagcaggtaccagaaaagttgcttttgcataatatttcaaaacaaaacgccagataatatgtcttaccttatacacacaccataactttaacttaataataattgtcagattcaaacactgaagacatatattaaacaagaaTCAAACCGAGACAGAACTcattttggctcagtgaggagaaacgtgtacatctgtacccttttACAGTGTCATtatgctctgccaaaagattgtacgcctcctcttttatttggactttccctgattacatggcaacagctgtttctaaagggacggtggccgtaaacagccatcgcctttgattacaacagttcaaaagaaaaggtcataaaacagttcacagaaaaggtcgcctggaggggagtctggtcctgcttcctctccgcttttgtagttcttgggtcaagacaaaatctttctgtggattacaatacatgaaagaaacagaacaccttcatgttgcttcccatcctacacagtggagttttacaagccttcttcttggtaagttcaaacacaaagttttgtgataacttagatacagttATTCTgacaataatactcgtatgttgaagcacagtacaatccatcaagcggtgcggcttcttagcttaccaaagtcgtactaaaacattttgatggatttttgagcgctgtgtgtaatgttttatattttcaatggaacatttaaaatgttggtgttgtttacttgagtcatattgcagtctacacgtatcttttatgtttgactgccatctactggtcacagttgtcattgcaccatgtaccaaataacatagcttcgaggtcgaaattattccgtacattagacgtaccgggttataatgcgcactgtcgagttttgagaaaatgaaagggttttaagtgcgccttatagtctgaaaaatacggtagatattatCTTAGACAGGCAGGACTTGTATCTGACGTCTTTAGATCGTACAAGCACTTGGCACAGGGTACCTCAATACAACCCAGAGATCTGTAAGCTACGATTAAATGAAATCTGTCATCACGGTCAGATTTGGTGATGGCTACGTGGTGACCATGAAGATCAGGGCCTCCAAGGCCGGTTGCGCCCCCGATCTGAACCCGGCCGAAGCCTTCATGGAGAGCACCTTCCCCGGCTGCGTCCAGAGGGAAAAACACTACAACACCCTGCAGTACAAGATAGCCTCCTCCTCCCTGGCAAGGATCTTCCAGATGGTCCTGGCCAACAAAGACCAGCTCAACATCGAGGACTACTCGGTGTCACAGACCACTCTCGATCAAGTAAAAACAAAAGAGGTTTAAAGAGGAATGTAAATATTTTCTCACCAAGCTTGCATGTGTGTCCCTTCTTGAAGGTCTTTGTCAATTTTGCCAAACAACAATCAAGAGAAGACGAGGCCATAGTTCTGCATCCAAAAGCTGCCGGGGCACAGCAAGGTGGTCAGGGCACCCCCGTGAAGAGACTCAGGAAGTAAAGAAGCTTTATTTACTTTGGGAGGCGATTGTACTTGACAGACGTAGCTTTTGGGATTTGGAGCACAATCCTTTTTTGTAGGCAGAACCACCAAGCACGTTACAAGAAGGTGGAAGAAGTGGTAATGGCGTACATTTCCAACAAAGTTTCATTGATGCACATCACTTGtttacattcaacaataccaattATGTCCGTGTAGAACCTCAGTCATCCTGGTCATGGTAGTCCACAAAGGTTCAATCGAGGCAACTGGAGTAGCTTTTGGGATTTGGAGCACAATCTTTTTTTGTAGGCAGAACCACCAAGCACGTTACAAGAAGGTGGAAGAAGTGGTAATGGCGTACATTTCCAACAAAGTTTCATTGATGCACATCACTTATTTACATTCAACAATATAAATTATGTCCGTGTAGAACCTCAGTCATCCTGGTCATGGTAGTCCGCAAAGGTTCAATCGAGGCAACTGGAGTCCGTCTTCGTTGAAGACGTTTCTCCTTATTTCAGCCGTGTGAAATGTCCGTGGAAACCAggcgtttttaaacattaatttcctCACGTTTTACTAACATATTGTAGCGTTTAGAAAtgtggttcttaaactgttgcACAAGGAGTCTAAGGAGAAGTGTCCAAAGATGGGGTTAACTTTGTGTTCTTATCAGGCAATCCAGCAGAATCTATACATCCGTGGCTTCTTAACGTAACAcacaacgctggaaatgtgtcgcgtgaaaacccgtccgaccggaactctagcaataacaaaagttccttttttttttctttttctttttctttttttttaaattttttatttatttatttattttttgtgtgtgttgtgtatgtatgtgtttgtgtatatgtgggcttatgtatatgtgtgtgggtgtattaatgtgtatatatgtgtggatgtgtatgtttatatgtatatgcatacgtgtggaaatgtgtgtatgtgtatgtatatgtatatgcatatatgtatgtgtatatgaatgtgtaggtgtgtgcatgggtgtggatgtccggtggctcaattggcctggctgtggatgagttggggtaggtgggttggtggcctcggtggtagccgggggtgtgcgttgttgtggtttacggggtcggtcgcttttttgttttggtttcggcggccgcgggtgtttacgctgcggacgggcggtggtggtgatggttgctgcggtgataccagcggttggcatcgctgtgttgggttggagtggttgggggactgtggctggtgtctgtgcgcttgtggggttgtggggatggctggcgttggcttgccggctggtttgggggctggcaggcggacgggatgcattggcttcttcccccgttggggggctccttcccctggccgggactcgtatgggcacgttgctgtgtggatggccgggatgcggtgtttgcattgggcgtgggggctgtgcggtttctctgcgtttggttgccggtatgggctctgcagggttgggttggggcgggcgggggctggctttgtttggcggggggaggggctcgcgtggcgtcacgttaaagtggtctggtgtgggtcacgggctgtggcggggggtggcggcctcctggccgtagttcctggttgtcggccgcgtggactggggggatgtccgggccctctactcctacttatagcgcacacagtcacacatatataggactttggggattgtcctgcggggaggcatggcggggggttgaggatgcctccaatggggctccagtcctcctttcttgtcccctgctcgtccatccctcaatcttagctgcatattagacacttaggatttggggggcttggtttggttgggacccaccatgaccttgatgtcccccaattttaatcgcattattagttcccacaagcatacatatctcactcacgctacagtacacacatcaatagggactggaggtcggctgtaacggctgacctcctaattttaactacacagtagacactctgggggccttgtacacatgcatggggggtttggggttcggcgcacccctcattgcctcgtcggccggcggggactgcggtctggtggcctgccaggcttttattcatttattattgttatatatatattttttatttttaatgtatttattatttttatttttattattactcatttttattttattttattttttaaattttattttttattttattttttttttatttttattttatttcatttttttttaatcttattatttatttgtgtgtggcgtcgcgcgggtctcacttcctgttggatggggtccgtgcccgtgtggcccgaccttgcgctgtggggtctctgttggtgacttggtgtggtggcggcgcagcccccgtgtctggtctggatgctgtgtcccggttgtttgggcggtggtgtgtttgtgcgggtttgggttggggtggggggccttttggttgggggggttgttggtgtctcttgtttgcgtgttggcgttcgggctgaccggcgggctggcgccggctggtctccgtggccctggtggcgtgtggttgctggtcgcagtttttctttgatcgctttaatttgattggctggtgctggctgtctggggttattgcggctgctgtttctgctgccgtttgtttgtggtgtgggcgcccgtggctgctgggtctggtgcaggggtgtggctgatgttgtgactggtggcagcgcgcgcgtgtgatggctgtcggggctgacgaactgtgtatatgtatgtatatgtgtgtgtatgtatgtatgtttatatatgtgtatgtgtacatatgtgtatgtatatgtatatatgtgtatgtgtgggtatgtatacgtgtatgtgtgtatgtgtatgtgtatgtgtgtatgtatgtatgtatgtatatttctgggggtacgctctgggcctgcctgtcagacgggggtcgacgcctcaggctactgcatccgaactgcgtgtctggagctcctgggtcccgctgtccatcccttccgggtgcccgtcttggttggggcctgttgggcctagtccctgcgtctattgtggtagcttggtgctgcaaggtattccgaggtgctgcgagtcggccagttgctggggtagtgaccttgtttgtcagcatgtctgtgatcttcttttaattctttttttttttaattaattaattaattaattaatttatttatttatttttaaaatatattttattaatattattttttaatttttcccctccctcagggggggggctcggcggggcggttgctggttgttccatctccatcgttggggtccctgcgggtggggtgggtgg
This genomic interval from Nerophis lumbriciformis linkage group LG07, RoL_Nlum_v2.1, whole genome shotgun sequence contains the following:
- the LOC140678939 gene encoding retinal-specific phospholipid-transporting ATPase ABCA4-like, with product MVNGSFKCLGTIQQLKYKFGDGYVVTMKIRASKAGCAPDLNPAEAFMESTFPGCVQREKHYNTLQYKIASSSLARIFQMVLANKDQLNIEDYSVSQTTLDQVFVNFAKQQSREDEAIVLHPKAAGAQQGGQGTPVKRLRK